The Spirosoma foliorum genome has a window encoding:
- a CDS encoding PIG-L deacetylase family protein, with product MNFGVNQTHRLDDLAKPLTNLQTIGSALVVAPHPDDESLGCGGTIAQLRQLNYAVHAVFVSDGTMSHPHSKAYPAERLRNLRESEAREALHILGVAPDTCTFLRHRDRQVPTVGVAGFSEAVTQLVTLIDQLKPSTVFVPWRRDPHPDHRASWQIVQEALRQLATKPRLLEYLIWLWELGTEDDMPDPADILVWRVSIDSVMNQRNRAIAAHQSQVTHLINDDPSAFYLSPELLTHFDQPRELFLEDKPNR from the coding sequence ATGAACTTTGGCGTTAATCAGACCCACCGGCTAGACGATCTGGCAAAACCGCTCACGAATCTACAAACCATTGGTTCAGCGTTAGTAGTGGCTCCTCACCCGGATGACGAATCGCTCGGTTGCGGAGGTACGATTGCCCAGTTACGGCAGCTAAATTATGCCGTACATGCTGTATTTGTCAGTGATGGTACCATGTCGCACCCACACTCAAAAGCGTATCCGGCAGAGCGGTTGCGTAATTTACGTGAGTCGGAAGCACGCGAAGCGCTACACATTCTGGGTGTTGCTCCAGACACCTGTACGTTTTTGCGCCACCGAGATCGGCAGGTACCGACTGTTGGGGTGGCTGGCTTTTCGGAAGCCGTTACGCAGCTAGTGACGCTGATCGATCAGCTAAAACCAAGCACCGTATTTGTACCCTGGCGACGGGACCCTCACCCAGATCATCGAGCCTCCTGGCAGATTGTCCAGGAAGCGCTCAGGCAACTGGCAACGAAGCCCAGGCTATTAGAATATCTGATCTGGTTATGGGAATTAGGCACCGAAGACGATATGCCTGACCCTGCTGACATCCTGGTATGGCGCGTTTCGATTGATTCCGTAATGAACCAGCGAAATCGGGCTATTGCGGCTCACCAATCGCAGGTAACTCATCTAATCAATGATGATCCAAGCGCTTTTTATCTGTCGCCGGAATTACTTACCCATTTCGATCAACCTCGTGAGCTTTTTCTAGAGGACAAACCAAATCGTTAA
- a CDS encoding acyl-CoA dehydrogenase family protein, producing MNATQEATSTISRLPIDSPSLLNPLIDRIALAAPDTDQEGAFPEDAFRWMAEAGLLAITLPGHDLDFRSGQTARLLHLLKRIGSANLVVGRVYEGHINALYLIHLFATPDQRIRWYTDVIQHHRLFSVWNTQADNGVQIEGVNTPAGSTTYRLSGAKTFCSGAGWIQRPLITGELQTRDQQGEQRRGWQMTIVPTEQVSPIAQNNQFWQPLGMRASASLKLDFTGIEVSDADLLGQPNDYYRQPYFSGGAIRFAAVQLGGAEAMYTATRQFLTMLKRTDDLFQQTRLAEMAFLLESGNQWLEAAGNNTDRWLAEGADWTKIVAYANMTRTAIEEICLRVMPLAERCVGARGLLRPHPFERIHRDLTHYLRQPAPDATLVDIGKFVLTNPQPADELWR from the coding sequence ATGAACGCCACGCAGGAAGCTACGTCTACTATTTCACGCCTACCAATTGATAGCCCAAGTCTGTTAAATCCATTGATTGATCGGATAGCGCTGGCCGCTCCGGATACAGATCAGGAAGGGGCTTTTCCTGAAGATGCCTTTCGCTGGATGGCGGAAGCGGGGTTACTGGCGATCACTCTCCCCGGCCATGATCTTGACTTTAGATCGGGGCAAACGGCTCGATTACTGCATTTACTTAAACGAATTGGGTCGGCTAATTTAGTTGTCGGTCGGGTCTACGAAGGGCACATCAATGCGTTGTATTTAATTCATCTCTTTGCTACACCCGATCAACGTATACGCTGGTATACCGACGTGATTCAACATCATCGATTATTCAGTGTCTGGAATACACAAGCCGATAACGGCGTACAGATTGAGGGAGTCAACACCCCGGCAGGCAGTACAACCTATCGACTGTCGGGAGCCAAAACATTTTGCTCTGGGGCTGGCTGGATTCAACGCCCCTTAATTACTGGCGAATTACAAACACGTGACCAGCAAGGAGAACAACGCAGAGGCTGGCAAATGACGATTGTACCAACTGAGCAAGTTTCACCGATTGCGCAGAACAATCAGTTCTGGCAACCGCTGGGCATGCGGGCATCGGCCAGTCTTAAACTTGATTTCACCGGCATTGAGGTAAGCGATGCAGACTTACTCGGACAACCCAATGACTATTACCGGCAGCCCTATTTTAGTGGTGGCGCCATTCGGTTTGCGGCCGTACAACTTGGCGGAGCGGAAGCTATGTACACAGCAACCCGACAATTTCTAACGATGCTGAAGCGCACCGACGATCTATTTCAGCAAACACGGCTCGCCGAAATGGCCTTTTTACTAGAATCGGGCAACCAATGGCTTGAAGCTGCTGGCAATAACACCGATCGCTGGCTGGCCGAAGGAGCTGATTGGACAAAGATCGTAGCCTACGCCAATATGACTCGAACAGCTATCGAAGAAATCTGTCTGCGGGTAATGCCACTAGCCGAACGGTGTGTAGGGGCCAGAGGACTACTCCGTCCGCACCCTTTTGAACGCATCCATCGCGACCTGACCCATTACCTGCGCCAACCCGCTCCCGATGCAACGTTGGTAGATATTGGAAAATTTGTACTCACAAACCCACAACCTGCCGATGAACTTTGGCGTTAA
- a CDS encoding glycosyltransferase family 1 protein codes for MTQYQPNSTVHAGYQELAKSEVVKQSQSPDESAGEVTDLLCFSHLRWNFVYQRPQHLLSRASQNWRVWFIEEPIYSHEDRLEFHPVSETLTVVVPFLKHGTSHEEAIRQQREAVNQLIAQHSIRDFIAWYYTPMALSFSDHLTPRLTIYDCMDELSAFLGAPRSLLDKEKELLNRADLVFTGGMSLYEAKKTRHDSVFAFPSSIDYNHFEPARHSLPEPADVIGIAGPRIGFCGVIDERMNIGLLGELAQKRPDWQFVLLGPVVKINPAHLPKGPNLHYLGMKPYENLPAYFNQWDVAMMPFALNEATRYISPTKTPEYLAAGLPVVSTSIQDVISTYGGWAPVLIADTAEAFEQAIDKALHHTMSDDWTAVDAFLLANSWDSTWEAMNRLILARMTVNFQ; via the coding sequence ATGACTCAATATCAACCTAACTCAACAGTACACGCAGGCTATCAGGAACTAGCTAAATCGGAAGTCGTAAAACAATCACAAAGTCCAGATGAATCAGCAGGAGAAGTAACTGATTTACTTTGCTTTTCGCACCTTCGGTGGAATTTCGTTTATCAGCGTCCCCAACATCTCCTTAGCCGGGCCAGCCAAAACTGGCGGGTCTGGTTTATTGAAGAGCCTATTTATAGCCACGAAGACCGATTAGAGTTTCATCCTGTCAGCGAGACCCTAACAGTTGTGGTGCCCTTTCTGAAACATGGAACAAGTCACGAGGAGGCAATTCGTCAGCAACGGGAAGCCGTAAATCAATTGATTGCGCAGCATTCGATTCGTGATTTTATCGCCTGGTATTATACCCCCATGGCGCTCTCCTTTAGTGATCATCTGACGCCCCGTTTGACTATCTATGATTGTATGGACGAGTTGTCGGCCTTTTTAGGGGCACCCCGGAGTTTGCTGGACAAAGAAAAGGAGTTGCTTAACCGGGCCGATTTAGTCTTTACGGGCGGAATGAGCTTATACGAAGCCAAGAAAACCCGGCATGACAGCGTCTTTGCGTTTCCAAGTAGCATTGACTATAATCATTTCGAGCCAGCCCGGCACTCATTGCCTGAACCTGCAGACGTTATCGGAATTGCCGGGCCACGTATTGGTTTTTGTGGGGTAATTGACGAGCGGATGAACATTGGTTTGTTGGGCGAACTGGCCCAGAAGCGGCCTGACTGGCAATTTGTGTTGTTAGGGCCGGTAGTGAAAATTAATCCAGCACATTTGCCTAAAGGCCCCAACCTGCACTATCTGGGCATGAAACCGTATGAAAACCTACCTGCTTATTTTAATCAATGGGATGTGGCCATGATGCCGTTTGCGCTCAATGAAGCAACCCGCTACATCAGCCCTACCAAAACACCGGAATATCTGGCAGCCGGATTGCCCGTTGTGTCAACGTCCATTCAGGATGTGATTAGTACCTATGGAGGATGGGCGCCGGTGCTTATCGCTGATACGGCTGAGGCTTTTGAGCAGGCCATTGATAAGGCGCTTCATCATACGATGTCTGACGACTGGACAGCTGTCGATGCGTTTTTATTGGCTAATTCCTGGGATAGCACCTGGGAGGCCATGAACCGGCTTATCCTGGCACGAATGACAGTAAATTTTCAATAA
- a CDS encoding response regulator transcription factor, whose amino-acid sequence MSVIKPALQHPELIAYFSGANNYCWLYFRNGEKKLLAKPISYLESQLPDFIRVHKTVLINPAYVKSLDEPPHKKMSGKVHLDSGEVFPVSRRRWLQVVESLLKHSTKDSREEPLDTQSEAMSTPLDGQSQEPAVASVFLVTSDQERASLAEQSLRGKWPSYHIHIAQESTFLPEILSQLPESEYPLLIILDARTQTTERLNTLQRLKSDSQLSRIPVVLMVLPTEQLVINGYQKQANSVVSMPNGSILFENTIERICQFWLHIVRLPGSSRSGN is encoded by the coding sequence ATGAGTGTTATTAAACCAGCTCTCCAGCATCCAGAGTTAATAGCTTATTTTTCAGGCGCTAATAACTATTGCTGGCTTTATTTTCGGAATGGCGAAAAGAAATTGCTGGCTAAACCAATTAGTTATCTGGAAAGTCAGCTACCCGATTTCATTCGGGTTCATAAAACCGTGCTGATCAATCCGGCTTATGTAAAAAGCCTGGATGAGCCTCCGCACAAAAAAATGTCGGGCAAGGTGCATCTGGATAGTGGCGAAGTATTCCCGGTTAGTCGTCGACGATGGCTTCAGGTAGTAGAGTCGTTGCTGAAGCATTCTACGAAAGACAGTCGCGAGGAACCATTGGATACCCAGTCTGAGGCCATGAGTACGCCCCTGGATGGGCAGTCTCAGGAACCCGCCGTGGCCTCTGTATTTCTGGTTACAAGTGATCAGGAAAGGGCTTCTTTAGCCGAGCAATCGCTACGGGGGAAATGGCCTTCCTATCATATTCACATTGCCCAGGAAAGTACGTTTCTGCCAGAAATCCTAAGCCAACTGCCCGAATCAGAGTACCCATTGCTGATTATACTAGATGCTAGAACGCAAACAACGGAGCGACTGAACACCCTGCAACGGTTAAAAAGCGACAGCCAGCTTAGTCGAATTCCTGTTGTACTGATGGTTTTGCCAACCGAACAATTGGTGATTAATGGCTACCAAAAACAGGCAAACTCAGTGGTGTCGATGCCAAATGGGTCCATACTTTTTGAAAACACTATTGAGCGTATCTGCCAATTCTGGCTGCACATTGTTAGATTACCTGGTTCCAGCAGATCTGGTAACTAA